Proteins encoded within one genomic window of Alcanivorax sp. REN37:
- a CDS encoding D-2-hydroxyacid dehydrogenase, with translation MLGTFLDLATLQPQDLDLSELWASLPRWQSHATTAPADRRAHLHGATVAVTNKVLLDAPTLAAAEQLKLICIAATGTNNVDLAAAAEQGIQVCNVRDYAVASVGQHTLALMLGLATQWARYQAAVQRGDWSRSELFCLMDYPAVELAGRTLGIVGYGRLGQEVARLGAALGMQVNVAASLRANAAPEAGRLPLEHVLAQSDVLSLHCPLTPETAGLINAERLALMKRGALLVNTARGGLIDEAALAAALRSGQLGGAALDTLSVEPPPADHPLLGMRDCNLILTPHSAWLAREARQRLIGIVADNIHSWRQGALHNRVV, from the coding sequence ATGCTGGGTACCTTTCTTGATCTCGCCACATTGCAGCCGCAAGACCTCGACTTGAGCGAGTTGTGGGCCAGTCTGCCGCGCTGGCAATCCCATGCCACCACTGCACCAGCCGACCGACGTGCTCATTTGCACGGCGCCACGGTGGCGGTTACCAACAAGGTGCTGCTGGATGCGCCCACACTGGCTGCTGCCGAGCAACTGAAACTGATCTGCATCGCCGCAACCGGTACCAACAATGTGGACCTGGCCGCCGCCGCTGAGCAGGGCATTCAAGTGTGCAATGTGCGCGATTATGCCGTGGCCAGCGTCGGCCAGCACACTTTGGCGCTGATGCTGGGGCTGGCCACGCAATGGGCGCGTTACCAAGCCGCCGTGCAGCGCGGTGACTGGTCGCGCAGTGAGCTGTTTTGCTTGATGGATTATCCAGCGGTAGAGCTGGCTGGCCGCACCTTGGGCATCGTCGGTTACGGGCGTCTCGGGCAGGAAGTGGCGCGGCTTGGCGCCGCTCTGGGTATGCAGGTGAATGTGGCCGCCAGCTTACGTGCCAACGCCGCCCCAGAAGCCGGCCGTTTGCCGCTGGAGCACGTGTTGGCGCAGAGCGATGTGCTGTCGCTGCACTGCCCACTGACGCCGGAGACCGCCGGCTTAATCAATGCCGAGCGCTTGGCGCTGATGAAACGCGGAGCATTGCTGGTCAACACCGCGCGCGGCGGCCTGATTGATGAAGCCGCGTTGGCGGCAGCCTTGCGCAGCGGTCAGCTCGGTGGCGCCGCTCTCGACACGCTGTCGGTGGAACCGCCGCCGGCGGACCATCCGCTGTTGGGAATGCGCGACTGCAATCTGATCTTGACGCCGCACAGCGCTTGGCTGGCCCGCGAAGCGCGTCAGCGGTTGATCGGCATTGTGGCGGACAATATCCACTCTTGGCGCCAAGGCGCGCTGCACAACCGAGTGGTGTGA
- a CDS encoding mechanosensitive ion channel family protein yields MVELLAEYVQQHTFMRILSTVLALIILFGGASLARRLARRFGEMRGYPLGRTFQVTVLINVVTLFIVFFTLSGIWGFTGQGFMVVASSFFALVGIALFAAWSILSNVTAAFILFFSSPYGVGDRIRVLDGDNTVTGRVRHMGLIYLTLEDPDGHRYTLPNNILLQKTVIRLANNRELPIDKKHCR; encoded by the coding sequence GTGGTTGAGCTGCTCGCCGAATACGTCCAGCAACACACCTTCATGCGCATCCTGTCGACGGTGCTGGCGCTGATTATCCTTTTCGGCGGTGCCAGTCTGGCGCGCCGACTGGCGCGCCGCTTCGGCGAGATGCGTGGCTACCCGCTGGGCCGCACTTTCCAAGTGACAGTGCTGATCAACGTGGTGACGCTGTTCATTGTGTTCTTCACCCTCAGCGGCATCTGGGGCTTCACCGGCCAGGGCTTTATGGTGGTGGCGTCGTCGTTCTTCGCACTGGTCGGTATCGCGCTGTTTGCGGCGTGGTCGATTCTGTCCAACGTCACCGCCGCCTTCATCCTCTTCTTCAGCTCGCCCTACGGTGTCGGCGACCGCATCCGCGTGCTTGATGGCGACAACACCGTAACCGGGCGCGTGCGCCACATGGGTTTGATCTACCTGACACTGGAAGACCCGGACGGTCACCGCTACACGCTGCCGAACAACATCCTGCTGCAGAAAACCGTGATCCGGCTGGCCAACAACCGCGAGCTGCCGATCGACAAAAAGCACTGCCGCTGA
- a CDS encoding MBL fold metallo-hydrolase, producing MKYAILPVTAFAQNCSLLVCESTGKIAVCDPGGDLPAIEAAIAELGGEVEKILVTHAHIDHAGAVADLAERFAIPVEGPHRDDQFWIDMLPQQSAMFGFPPARAFTPDRWLEHGDQVTVGEQTLQVLHCPGHTPGHVVFFAADARLAVVGDVLFAGSIGRTDFPRGDHAALVDSIRNRLFPLGDDVAFIPGHGPMSTFGQERNTNPFVSDHRG from the coding sequence ATGAAATACGCCATTTTGCCGGTCACGGCCTTCGCCCAAAACTGTTCACTGCTGGTGTGTGAGAGCACTGGTAAGATCGCGGTGTGCGATCCCGGCGGCGACCTGCCGGCGATCGAGGCGGCGATTGCCGAACTGGGCGGCGAGGTGGAGAAAATTCTGGTGACCCACGCCCACATCGACCATGCCGGCGCCGTGGCTGATCTGGCGGAGCGGTTTGCCATCCCGGTAGAAGGCCCGCACCGCGACGACCAGTTCTGGATCGACATGCTGCCGCAGCAATCCGCCATGTTCGGTTTCCCGCCGGCGCGCGCCTTTACCCCGGACCGCTGGCTGGAACACGGCGACCAAGTGACGGTGGGCGAGCAGACTCTGCAGGTGCTGCATTGTCCCGGCCACACTCCCGGCCACGTGGTGTTTTTTGCCGCCGATGCGCGACTTGCTGTGGTCGGCGATGTACTGTTTGCCGGGTCCATCGGCCGCACCGATTTTCCCCGTGGCGACCACGCAGCGCTGGTGGATTCAATCCGCAACCGGCTGTTCCCGCTGGGTGACGATGTGGCTTTCATTCCCGGCCACGGCCCGATGTCCACCTTCGGACAGGAACGCAACACCAACCCCTTCGTGAGTGACCACCGTGGTTGA
- a CDS encoding DUF523 domain-containing protein encodes MTTPADDGIAHALRNAGLDPDAPPALLLVSACLLGRPVRYDGRDKYTPLLLQRLAPWCRFTALCPEVGAGLGTPRPPIALYETSAGVRLQGCDDRQRDVTVAVRDQVQRVTNVHGALLKARSPSCGLGTAVLHQADGSHSLTDGAFSSALRAQHPLLPIADEVSLQQPARLQNFVLAVWRYRQGID; translated from the coding sequence ATGACGACTCCTGCCGATGACGGTATTGCCCACGCATTGCGCAACGCCGGTCTCGACCCGGACGCCCCCCCAGCACTGCTGTTGGTCAGCGCCTGCCTGTTGGGCCGGCCGGTGCGTTACGACGGACGCGATAAATATACGCCGCTGTTGCTGCAAAGGCTGGCGCCCTGGTGTCGCTTCACCGCGTTGTGCCCGGAAGTGGGCGCCGGGTTGGGTACCCCTCGACCACCGATCGCGCTGTATGAAACCAGCGCCGGCGTGCGCCTGCAGGGATGTGACGACCGACAGCGGGATGTCACTGTCGCGGTGCGCGACCAGGTACAGCGAGTAACGAATGTGCACGGTGCGCTGCTCAAGGCCCGCTCACCGAGCTGCGGGCTGGGTACTGCAGTGCTGCACCAAGCCGATGGCAGTCACTCGCTCACGGACGGCGCTTTTTCCAGTGCGCTGCGTGCCCAGCATCCACTATTGCCGATAGCCGATGAGGTGTCCTTGCAGCAACCAGCACGGCTGCAAAACTTTGTGCTGGCGGTGTGGAGATACCGACAAGGCATAGACTGA
- a CDS encoding DUF2057 family protein, translating to MSVVRVALIALLATLVSACQSAATVKLYDGPERAAAELVMVKVPEQIELMTLDGAQIKGASTLFSGGTRELALSPGRHEILAYYKELWDSTIESHVIFRSAPVYFTVDGRPGDRFELGFAAPRSRDDAEALSEDFRGWSLNLASGVKTPTRASGIARPNLISNLISNDSTPAAAAPVAAPAAPRGSYLDELKRFWSEATPDERRAFRDYIGQ from the coding sequence ATGTCTGTTGTTCGTGTTGCCCTGATTGCGTTGCTTGCTACCCTGGTCAGCGCGTGCCAAAGCGCTGCTACCGTGAAGCTCTATGACGGCCCAGAGCGCGCTGCCGCCGAGCTGGTGATGGTCAAGGTACCGGAGCAAATCGAACTGATGACGCTGGACGGTGCGCAGATCAAAGGCGCCAGCACACTGTTCTCCGGCGGCACCCGTGAGCTGGCACTGAGCCCCGGCCGCCACGAGATCCTCGCCTACTACAAAGAGTTGTGGGACAGCACCATCGAATCGCACGTGATCTTCCGTTCGGCACCGGTGTACTTCACCGTCGATGGCCGCCCCGGCGACCGCTTCGAACTGGGCTTCGCCGCACCGCGCAGCCGCGATGACGCCGAAGCGCTGTCGGAAGATTTCCGTGGTTGGAGCCTGAACCTGGCATCCGGCGTGAAAACCCCGACCCGCGCCAGCGGCATTGCGCGCCCGAATTTGATCAGCAACCTGATTTCCAATGACAGCACACCGGCCGCAGCAGCGCCGGTAGCAGCACCCGCCGCCCCCCGTGGCAGCTACCTGGATGAGCTGAAACGGTTCTGGAGCGAAGCGACCCCAGATGAGCGCCGCGCATTCCGCGATTACATCGGCCAGTAA